The Hymenobacter oligotrophus genome has a window encoding:
- a CDS encoding type 1 glutamine amidotransferase: MRIHCFQHISFETPGLIADWARQQGHQLSITRFDEPNPQLPKLNAVDWLVVLGGAMSVHDEARLAWLAPEKAFISQAIAAGKTVLGICLGAQLVADVLGAPVTQNHLPEIGFYSVQFSEAAQRHPLFAHAGAQATFLHWHGDTFALPAGAATVGASAACQQQGFVYGTRVVGLQFHPEMTPEILQQMIRHDGHELIPGPHVQTADELLAGLKHLGEGQQFLVGLLDALALQEQA; the protein is encoded by the coding sequence ATGCGCATTCATTGCTTTCAACACATCAGCTTTGAAACTCCGGGGCTGATTGCCGATTGGGCACGGCAGCAGGGCCACCAACTCAGCATTACCCGTTTCGACGAGCCAAACCCGCAACTACCCAAGCTGAACGCGGTTGATTGGCTGGTGGTGCTTGGCGGCGCCATGAGCGTGCACGACGAGGCACGGCTTGCGTGGTTGGCGCCCGAAAAGGCGTTTATCAGCCAAGCAATTGCCGCCGGCAAAACGGTACTGGGTATTTGCCTAGGTGCGCAGCTAGTGGCCGATGTTTTGGGAGCCCCCGTAACCCAAAACCACCTGCCCGAAATTGGTTTTTATTCAGTGCAGTTCTCCGAGGCAGCGCAACGGCATCCGCTGTTCGCTCACGCTGGCGCACAGGCAACCTTCCTGCACTGGCACGGCGACACCTTTGCCCTGCCGGCAGGCGCTGCAACCGTAGGTGCCTCGGCTGCTTGCCAACAGCAAGGCTTTGTGTACGGCACGCGAGTGGTGGGCCTGCAGTTCCACCCCGAAATGACGCCCGAAATTCTGCAGCAGATGATCCGGCACGATGGGCACGAACTGATACCTGGCCCGCACGTGCAAACCGCTGACGAGCTGCTTGCCGGTTTAAAACACCTAGGAGAAGGCCAGCAGTTTTTGGTTGGTTTGCTCGATGCGTTGGCGCTGCAAGAGCAGGCTTAA
- a CDS encoding PepSY-associated TM helix domain-containing protein yields MNIKRRLFTLHSWLGLVCGAFILVFFCTGSLMVFREELNQQLHPELFRVAVGERRLGYDELYRRAKAAEPAAQFYSFRYIPQAPNESLEIRIYENQEPGRLFVNPYTGQVLGKSFGSFTDQLIILHYSFFMGKLGEALAGVFAIALLGSVLTGFVVYRKHLLDALLLRTAIRWKNWRTASSGLHRVLGSWALVFNVVLAGSGLWMSWDAFDLKKIFADDKEKKEKALPTVAANLDVLIAEAQRLEPGLELVRVNFPRKPEASVAVLGRAPSSAWIWGRTASKVEFGNAAGAVQVRKVFREQNLRPAERFDFALRTLHYGQYGGLAIKIIYSLLALSSAVITVTGFLLWWRRQRPAKRHATPVRHAAAVSA; encoded by the coding sequence ATGAACATCAAGCGCCGCCTCTTTACGCTGCATTCCTGGTTGGGGCTCGTTTGCGGAGCCTTTATCCTGGTGTTCTTCTGCACGGGCTCCCTCATGGTATTCCGCGAAGAACTGAACCAGCAGTTGCACCCCGAGCTGTTTCGGGTGGCAGTAGGGGAGCGGCGCCTGGGGTACGACGAGCTGTACCGACGGGCCAAAGCCGCCGAGCCGGCTGCGCAGTTCTACTCGTTTCGGTACATACCGCAAGCGCCCAACGAGTCGCTCGAAATCCGCATTTACGAAAACCAGGAGCCCGGCCGGCTGTTCGTCAATCCGTACACGGGGCAGGTACTGGGTAAGTCGTTCGGTTCTTTCACCGATCAGCTCATCATCCTGCACTACAGCTTCTTCATGGGTAAGTTGGGCGAGGCGTTGGCTGGCGTTTTTGCCATTGCCCTGCTTGGCTCGGTGCTTACCGGCTTTGTGGTGTACCGCAAGCACTTGCTCGATGCCTTGCTGCTGCGCACCGCCATCCGCTGGAAAAACTGGCGCACGGCTTCCTCGGGTTTGCACCGCGTGCTGGGCTCGTGGGCCTTGGTGTTCAATGTGGTATTGGCTGGCAGCGGCCTCTGGATGAGCTGGGACGCTTTCGATCTGAAGAAGATCTTCGCCGACGACAAAGAGAAGAAAGAGAAGGCCCTGCCCACGGTCGCCGCCAACCTCGATGTGCTGATTGCCGAAGCCCAACGCCTAGAGCCGGGCCTGGAGCTGGTGCGGGTAAACTTCCCGCGCAAGCCCGAGGCATCCGTTGCGGTGCTCGGCCGGGCCCCCAGCAGCGCCTGGATTTGGGGCCGCACCGCCAGCAAAGTGGAGTTCGGCAACGCAGCCGGCGCGGTGCAGGTGAGAAAGGTGTTTCGCGAGCAGAACCTACGCCCCGCCGAACGCTTCGACTTTGCCTTGCGCACCCTGCACTACGGGCAATACGGCGGCCTCGCAATCAAGATTATTTACAGCCTACTGGCCCTGAGCAGCGCCGTCATCACCGTCACGGGTTTTCTGCTGTGGTGGCGCCGGCAGCGGCCCGCCAAGCGCCATGCCACACCGGTGCGGCATGCGGCTGCCGTTTCGGCCTGA
- a CDS encoding TetR/AcrR family transcriptional regulator — translation MFTTLRPELNEKLFLRDPQETDLGRKIIQVSVQLIDELGFEQFTFKKLAQQIGSTEASLYRYFENKHRLLVYLVSWHWAWLRFQIRFHTHNIADAEGRLRLILSIITRAHRDHAATTDLDEAALYRIVVTEASKTYLTKEVDEVNRDGFYREYKRLAADIVSVVQEINPAYPYPNSLVSTLIETARKQLFFAQHLPSLSDATDANKVESQILYFLESLAFSALRQQ, via the coding sequence ATGTTTACTACCCTCCGACCCGAGCTTAACGAAAAGCTCTTTTTGCGCGACCCGCAGGAAACCGACCTAGGCCGCAAAATCATTCAGGTAAGCGTGCAGCTAATTGATGAGCTGGGCTTCGAGCAGTTTACCTTCAAGAAACTCGCCCAACAAATCGGCTCCACCGAGGCCTCGCTTTACCGCTACTTCGAAAACAAGCACCGCCTGCTGGTGTACCTGGTTTCGTGGCACTGGGCGTGGCTGCGCTTCCAAATTCGGTTTCATACCCACAACATTGCCGATGCCGAAGGGCGCCTGCGCCTGATTCTGAGCATCATTACGCGGGCCCACCGCGACCACGCCGCCACCACCGACCTCGACGAAGCCGCCCTGTACCGCATTGTGGTAACGGAAGCCTCCAAAACTTACCTGACCAAGGAGGTTGACGAGGTAAACCGCGACGGTTTTTACCGCGAGTACAAGCGCCTGGCGGCCGATATCGTGTCGGTAGTGCAAGAGATTAACCCGGCCTACCCCTACCCAAACTCCCTCGTGAGCACGCTGATTGAAACGGCCCGCAAGCAGCTGTTTTTTGCCCAGCACCTTCCTTCCCTCAGCGACGCCACCGACGCCAACAAGGTCGAATCGCAAATCCTGTATTTCCTCGAAAGCCTCGCTTTTTCGGCACTTCGGCAACAATAA
- a CDS encoding NADP-dependent isocitrate dehydrogenase, giving the protein MTQVLRILKAAGASLAPQFIEVGEQLYRSGHSSGIAPDAWDSLHHTRVLLKGPITTPQGGGYKSLNVTLRKTLGLYANVRPCRSLAPAVSSLHPKLDVVIIRENEEDLYAGIEHQQTPDVVQCLKLVTRSGCERIVRYAFEYARNHGRRKVTCMTKDNIMKLTDGLFHRVFDEIGREYPDIQQEHQIIDIGTARLATQPERYDVVVTLNLYGDIISDVVAELTGSVGLAGSANIGRDCAMFEAIHGSAPDIAGQNIANPSGLLQAAVLMLQHLGQTQAAARVQNAWLCALEDGLHTADIYRPGHSAELVSTKGFADAVVARLGQEPSNFQGQSISTGLNPTPAAATTTPSATAPAKAEPVQQLVGVDIFLRWQHGTPTNLGEQLTAMGGERLKLKLVTNRGVKVYPDGQPETYCTDHWRCRFVAPGSAPEIGYGLVPFIDVLALQHRLTDAGLEIVKTENLYLFDGVRGFSLGQGE; this is encoded by the coding sequence ATGACGCAGGTGCTGCGCATCCTGAAAGCGGCGGGGGCATCGTTGGCGCCGCAGTTTATCGAGGTAGGCGAGCAGTTGTACCGTTCGGGCCACAGCTCGGGCATTGCGCCCGACGCCTGGGACTCTTTGCACCATACCCGCGTGCTGCTGAAGGGCCCGATTACCACGCCCCAGGGCGGCGGTTACAAGTCGCTGAACGTAACGCTGCGCAAAACCCTGGGCCTCTACGCCAACGTGCGCCCGTGCCGCTCGCTTGCGCCGGCCGTTAGCTCGTTGCACCCCAAGCTGGATGTGGTGATTATCCGCGAAAACGAGGAAGACTTGTACGCCGGCATTGAGCACCAGCAAACGCCCGACGTGGTGCAGTGCCTAAAGCTGGTTACCCGCTCGGGCTGCGAGCGGATTGTGCGCTACGCCTTCGAATACGCCCGCAACCACGGCCGCCGCAAGGTAACGTGCATGACGAAGGATAACATCATGAAGCTGACCGACGGGCTGTTTCACCGCGTGTTCGACGAAATCGGCCGCGAGTACCCCGATATTCAGCAGGAGCACCAGATCATCGACATCGGCACGGCCCGCTTGGCTACGCAGCCCGAGCGCTACGACGTGGTGGTGACGCTGAACCTGTACGGCGATATTATTTCGGACGTGGTAGCCGAGCTTACGGGCTCGGTGGGCTTGGCTGGCTCGGCCAACATCGGCCGCGACTGCGCCATGTTCGAGGCCATCCACGGCTCGGCCCCCGACATTGCCGGCCAAAACATTGCCAACCCCTCGGGCCTGCTGCAAGCGGCCGTGCTGATGCTGCAGCACCTAGGGCAAACCCAGGCCGCAGCCCGCGTACAAAACGCCTGGTTGTGCGCCCTCGAAGACGGCCTGCACACCGCCGATATTTACCGCCCGGGCCACAGCGCCGAGCTGGTAAGCACCAAAGGTTTTGCCGATGCCGTGGTAGCACGCCTAGGTCAGGAGCCCAGCAATTTCCAGGGGCAGTCTATCAGCACCGGCCTAAACCCCACGCCCGCTGCTGCCACCACCACGCCGTCGGCTACGGCCCCCGCAAAAGCCGAGCCCGTGCAGCAGTTGGTGGGCGTCGATATCTTTTTGCGCTGGCAGCACGGCACGCCCACCAACTTGGGCGAGCAGCTAACGGCCATGGGCGGCGAGCGGCTGAAGCTGAAGCTGGTAACCAACCGCGGCGTGAAAGTGTACCCCGATGGCCAGCCCGAAACCTACTGCACCGACCACTGGCGCTGCCGCTTTGTGGCCCCGGGCTCGGCTCCCGAAATCGGCTACGGCCTTGTGCCTTTCATCGATGTGCTGGCGCTGCAACACCGCCTCACCGATGCCGGCCTCGAAATCGTGAAAACCGAAAACCTGTACCTGTTCGACGGAGTACGCGGCTTTTCGTTGGGCCAAGGCGAATAG
- a CDS encoding peptidase domain-containing ABC transporter has translation MADSQPYASLTPGQRLWRLLGAERRDITYLYVYAALAGVINLSLPLGVQSVVNFVSSGAVSTSLVVLILFIVLGTLVVGGLQVMQTYLVEFVQQRLFARVAFDFAVRLPRVRTEALGGQYLPELMNRLLDAPTLQKGLATLLLEFTAAGLQILFGLVLLSFYHPIFIAFGLLLVGLLALLLRATGPKGLSTSLTESKYKYRVVAWLEDVARTVHTFRLAPRRPIVISRTDDLVGGYLTARRGHFKVLLTQYFGFVAFKGLITAALLMIGSWLLINKQINIGQFVAAEIVIILTINAVEKVLIKLDVLYDALTSLDKIGHVLDLPLVPDQTGAGLELNNTGKGLGVELRDVHYQYPDSRSPVLEGISLNLTPGEHLGLAGFDGSGKTTLLRVLAGLLHDYTGVVAYDSIALRDLSPAALGAAVGENISHQHLFSGTVLENITLDQPNISPADVTWALELVGLRDYFFARPDGLATALGAGVPVADYVRQKLLLARALVRRPRLLLLDQFLPNVEPAERLRVMQRLVDKEHPWTLVVASNDPRLLSLCPRTALMRDGRLVVDGPYAQAAQEPELRALLAQ, from the coding sequence ATGGCCGATTCGCAGCCCTACGCCTCGCTTACGCCGGGCCAACGCTTGTGGCGCCTGTTGGGCGCCGAGCGCCGCGACATCACGTACCTGTATGTATACGCCGCCTTGGCGGGCGTTATCAACCTCTCGCTGCCGCTGGGGGTGCAAAGCGTCGTCAACTTCGTGTCGAGCGGCGCCGTGAGCACCTCGCTCGTTGTGCTCATTCTGTTTATCGTGCTGGGCACGCTCGTGGTGGGCGGCTTGCAGGTAATGCAAACCTACCTCGTGGAGTTTGTGCAGCAGCGGCTGTTTGCCCGCGTGGCCTTCGATTTTGCCGTGCGCCTGCCGCGCGTGCGCACCGAGGCCCTAGGTGGCCAGTACCTGCCCGAGCTCATGAACCGCCTGCTCGACGCGCCCACCCTGCAAAAAGGCCTGGCCACGCTGCTGCTCGAGTTTACGGCGGCCGGTCTGCAAATCCTGTTCGGGCTGGTGCTGCTGTCGTTCTACCACCCCATCTTCATTGCGTTTGGCTTGCTGTTGGTGGGCTTGCTGGCGCTGCTGCTGCGCGCCACCGGGCCCAAAGGCCTCAGCACCAGCCTCACCGAGTCGAAGTACAAGTACCGGGTAGTGGCTTGGCTCGAAGACGTGGCCCGCACGGTGCACACCTTCCGGCTGGCGCCGCGCCGCCCCATCGTAATCAGCCGCACCGACGATTTGGTGGGCGGCTACCTCACGGCCCGCCGCGGCCACTTCAAAGTGCTGCTCACGCAGTATTTCGGCTTTGTCGCGTTCAAGGGCCTGATTACGGCTGCCCTGCTGATGATTGGCTCGTGGCTGCTCATCAACAAGCAAATCAACATCGGGCAGTTTGTGGCGGCCGAAATCGTAATCATTCTTACCATCAACGCCGTCGAGAAGGTGCTCATCAAGCTCGACGTGCTCTACGATGCGCTTACCTCGCTCGATAAAATTGGCCACGTGCTCGATCTGCCGCTGGTGCCCGACCAAACCGGTGCCGGCCTGGAGCTAAACAACACGGGCAAGGGCTTGGGCGTGGAGCTGCGCGACGTGCATTACCAGTACCCCGATAGCCGCAGCCCCGTGCTCGAGGGCATCTCGTTGAACCTGACGCCCGGCGAACACCTAGGGCTGGCCGGTTTCGATGGCTCGGGCAAAACCACGTTGCTGCGCGTGCTGGCCGGCTTGTTGCACGACTACACCGGTGTAGTAGCCTACGACAGCATTGCCCTGCGCGATTTGTCGCCGGCGGCGCTGGGCGCGGCCGTGGGCGAGAACATCTCGCACCAGCACTTGTTTTCGGGCACGGTGCTCGAAAACATCACGCTCGATCAGCCCAACATCAGCCCCGCCGACGTAACGTGGGCCTTGGAGCTGGTGGGCCTGCGCGACTACTTTTTCGCCCGCCCCGACGGCCTAGCCACGGCCCTAGGTGCCGGAGTACCCGTGGCTGACTACGTGCGCCAAAAGCTGCTGCTGGCCCGCGCCTTGGTGCGCCGCCCGCGCTTGCTGTTGCTCGATCAGTTTTTGCCCAACGTGGAGCCCGCCGAGCGCCTGCGCGTGATGCAACGCCTCGTGGACAAGGAACACCCCTGGACGCTTGTAGTGGCGTCAAACGACCCGCGCCTGCTGTCGTTGTGCCCGCGCACCGCGCTGATGCGCGACGGCCGCTTGGTGGTAGACGGCCCATATGCCCAAGCCGCCCAAGAACCCGAATTGCGCGCCCTGCTGGCCCAGTAA
- a CDS encoding ABC transporter substrate-binding protein, which produces MRFSFACLAVATWLVMPCVAQQPARTQPAAAKPAVAKPASPAPKPGAAASNATAPSTTGKAAPAGKAAVPPAGGAVSKPAAKPATATSTSAAKPAVVPAAAPAAKPAPPLPANLGSSDPDTRYRNGKTLIDQSRFELAMDELLPLTPPAAKYSRGPEAAYLYAVAATRARKWAEAEQMLNLLRTEYPQWPGLSEAYFLQAQVSFEQGEADNALRVLGEIPAGQLRTQQQAMKATYLARLRDKALWQNLVRRYPQDTTVARAYAEQLVFGGLYTDADRGQLEQVVKQFSLDRARYTPRPRAQRKSSYNVAVLLPFEFDDPSWETRRRLQFVTDLYAGLKLAADSLQREGRSLNLFAYDTGADTLGLKQVLALPELASMDMIVGPVYKSGAKILARYAQQNQIVAVNPLSQDGALVQDNAWYYLFEPSLATQGRLAAEYAYRSLGGRPAVIFHEDNKDEAAFAEAYKRAYESLGGRVLGVRRIDSNNPESLNAGFGGVDLKSAGHLVVASDHRKAGPYALGVMQSQGLTAPLLAYASWLDNPSISLGQLDRRDIYFVQPKHLDATLPGVRRFRQLYTQQQNIPPSVFAATGFELLYYFGSQLHQNGPGFQQQLANSGPISGVLFQGIGYSNQAHDNQYVPITKLERLEVEVQNPVGLR; this is translated from the coding sequence ATGCGGTTTTCTTTTGCTTGTCTTGCAGTAGCTACTTGGTTGGTGATGCCGTGCGTGGCGCAGCAGCCGGCCCGTACGCAGCCGGCCGCGGCCAAGCCCGCCGTTGCCAAGCCGGCCAGCCCTGCTCCGAAACCGGGGGCTGCCGCAAGCAACGCCACTGCCCCCAGCACCACCGGCAAAGCCGCCCCGGCCGGCAAAGCTGCGGTGCCGCCGGCAGGTGGCGCTGTGTCCAAGCCGGCCGCCAAGCCCGCCACTGCAACGAGCACCTCCGCGGCCAAGCCGGCTGTGGTTCCTGCGGCGGCTCCGGCAGCCAAGCCAGCTCCGCCCTTGCCAGCCAACCTAGGCTCCTCCGACCCTGATACGCGCTACCGCAACGGCAAAACGCTCATCGACCAAAGCCGCTTCGAGCTGGCCATGGACGAACTGCTGCCGCTTACCCCGCCCGCAGCTAAGTATAGCCGCGGCCCCGAGGCCGCGTACCTCTACGCCGTGGCGGCTACCCGCGCCCGCAAGTGGGCCGAGGCCGAGCAAATGCTAAACCTGCTGCGCACCGAGTACCCGCAGTGGCCGGGCCTGAGCGAGGCGTATTTTCTGCAGGCGCAGGTATCGTTTGAGCAAGGCGAGGCCGACAACGCCCTGCGCGTGCTGGGCGAAATACCCGCTGGCCAGCTACGCACCCAGCAGCAAGCCATGAAAGCTACTTACCTGGCCCGCCTGCGCGACAAAGCCTTGTGGCAAAACCTGGTGCGCCGCTACCCGCAGGATACCACCGTGGCCCGCGCCTACGCCGAGCAACTGGTGTTTGGTGGCCTCTATACCGATGCCGACCGTGGGCAGCTGGAGCAAGTGGTCAAGCAATTCAGCCTCGATCGGGCGCGCTACACGCCGCGCCCGCGGGCGCAGCGCAAAAGCAGCTACAACGTAGCCGTGCTGCTGCCCTTTGAATTCGACGACCCGAGCTGGGAAACGCGCCGGCGCCTACAGTTTGTTACCGACCTGTACGCAGGCCTGAAGTTGGCGGCCGACTCGTTGCAGCGCGAGGGTCGCAGCCTGAATTTGTTTGCTTACGACACCGGCGCCGATACCCTGGGCCTGAAACAAGTGCTGGCCTTGCCCGAGCTGGCTTCGATGGATATGATCGTCGGGCCGGTATACAAATCCGGGGCAAAAATCCTGGCGCGTTATGCTCAGCAAAACCAGATTGTGGCCGTAAACCCGTTGTCGCAGGACGGCGCCTTGGTGCAGGACAACGCTTGGTACTACCTGTTCGAGCCGAGCCTGGCCACGCAAGGGCGGCTGGCCGCCGAGTACGCCTACCGCAGCCTAGGTGGGCGCCCGGCTGTTATCTTTCATGAGGACAATAAGGACGAAGCCGCATTTGCCGAAGCCTACAAGCGCGCCTACGAAAGCCTGGGAGGCCGCGTACTGGGCGTACGCCGCATCGACTCGAACAACCCCGAGTCGCTGAACGCAGGTTTTGGGGGCGTCGATCTGAAAAGTGCCGGCCATTTGGTGGTGGCTTCAGACCACCGTAAGGCCGGGCCATATGCCCTAGGTGTTATGCAAAGCCAGGGCCTCACAGCACCCTTGCTGGCTTACGCTTCGTGGCTCGACAACCCCAGCATCAGCCTAGGTCAGCTCGACCGCCGCGACATCTATTTTGTGCAGCCCAAGCACCTCGATGCTACGCTGCCCGGCGTGCGGCGCTTTCGGCAATTGTACACGCAGCAGCAAAACATTCCGCCTTCAGTGTTTGCCGCCACGGGCTTCGAGCTGCTGTACTACTTTGGGTCGCAGCTGCATCAAAACGGGCCGGGCTTTCAGCAGCAGCTGGCCAATTCCGGCCCGATTTCGGGCGTATTGTTCCAGGGCATCGGATACTCCAACCAAGCCCACGACAACCAGTACGTGCCCATCACCAAGCTGGAGCGGCTTGAGGTAGAAGTGCAAAACCCCGTGGGCTTGCGCTAA
- a CDS encoding TonB-dependent receptor: MSSRFFARLLFTLSGLLVSVSVFAQTLSTLRGNVRDAKGTGLPGATVRLLNTNLGAATDGSGTFEIGNVPAGDYTLAVTAVGYTATQQRVQVQEAQTQTLADVVLAENRAELGEVIVSASRRAEPIRETPVSATILNAREIQLQAAATPNNLAAVVGNAVPGLGLTTNQTGNVGQTLRGRNVLVLIDGIPQSTPLRAGGRDIRTIDPTVIERVEVIKGATAIFGNGADGGLINYITKRPVAGQKFGGLTTLGVNGNVAHPGNSLGYRATQQFYGKPGNFDYVVSGTFDQSGVYKDARGEVISPRYGLGETKTYNGFGKLGYDLNEKNRLELMYNYFSSRQNSDYVLRAGKYGQFPTIGVKGSRGGVDEGTRHNHNAYLTYRGQEVLPLRSSVEVTGYWQDFRTIYDAEPTFFEGGGQSEINSNKLGLRINLNTPILTGEQFNADVTYGLDLLGDETVQNLVDGRLWTPRMQMRNLAPYAQLRATLFEHFILKGGARVENIQVKVPDYTTLRTQSGNTYVGGVAVQGGTLKYKTAVYNAGLRYARYKWLNPFVSYSEGFSLYELGRTLRTARANTLSLLETEAIVVRNYEAGASSELGPLTLSGVYFVSKSDLGANLVDQGNGILVPQRAPERVWGYELTADFAPLKILSLGGSWSWVEGRATLTTRVNGQDVLQGVWLNGNRIAPPKATAYVRYQPIEPLSLALNYVYSGTRTRFNRNARTGAYASGEGAVNSFGLVNFTSTYSFTEKLRLTLGVENLLNNAYYTPIAQFNGTDANYTRGNGARFNLTAGYSF, from the coding sequence ATGTCTTCTCGCTTTTTCGCCCGCTTGCTATTTACCCTGAGCGGGCTGCTGGTTTCCGTTTCTGTGTTTGCCCAAACCCTAAGTACGCTGCGCGGCAACGTGCGCGATGCCAAGGGCACTGGCCTGCCGGGTGCCACGGTGCGCCTGCTCAACACCAACCTAGGCGCCGCTACCGATGGCAGCGGCACGTTTGAAATTGGCAACGTACCCGCCGGCGACTACACCTTGGCCGTTACGGCCGTGGGCTACACCGCCACCCAACAGCGGGTGCAAGTGCAAGAGGCCCAAACCCAAACCTTGGCCGACGTGGTGCTGGCCGAAAACCGCGCCGAGCTGGGCGAGGTAATTGTGTCGGCTAGCCGCCGGGCCGAGCCCATCCGCGAAACGCCGGTTTCGGCTACCATCCTCAACGCCCGCGAAATTCAGCTGCAAGCCGCTGCTACGCCCAACAACCTGGCGGCTGTGGTGGGCAATGCCGTACCGGGCCTGGGCCTCACCACCAACCAAACCGGCAACGTGGGCCAAACCCTGCGCGGCCGCAATGTGCTGGTGCTCATCGATGGCATTCCGCAAAGCACGCCGTTGCGCGCCGGAGGCCGCGACATCCGCACCATCGACCCCACCGTGATTGAGCGCGTGGAGGTTATCAAAGGTGCCACCGCCATTTTCGGCAACGGCGCCGACGGCGGCCTCATCAACTACATCACCAAGCGCCCTGTGGCTGGCCAGAAATTTGGCGGCCTTACTACCCTAGGTGTGAACGGCAACGTGGCGCACCCCGGCAACTCGTTGGGGTACCGCGCTACGCAGCAGTTCTACGGCAAGCCCGGCAACTTCGATTACGTGGTGAGCGGCACTTTCGACCAGAGCGGCGTGTACAAGGACGCCCGCGGCGAGGTGATTTCGCCGCGCTACGGCCTAGGCGAAACCAAAACCTACAACGGCTTTGGCAAGCTGGGCTATGATCTTAACGAAAAGAACCGCTTGGAGCTGATGTACAACTACTTCAGCTCGCGCCAGAACTCCGACTATGTGCTGCGCGCCGGCAAGTACGGGCAGTTTCCGACCATTGGCGTGAAAGGTAGCCGCGGTGGGGTTGATGAAGGCACCCGCCACAACCACAACGCCTACCTAACCTACCGCGGCCAAGAGGTGCTCCCGCTGCGCAGCAGCGTGGAGGTAACCGGCTACTGGCAGGATTTCCGCACCATTTACGATGCCGAGCCGACGTTCTTCGAGGGCGGCGGGCAATCCGAAATCAACTCCAACAAGCTGGGCCTGCGCATAAACCTGAACACGCCCATCCTGACGGGCGAGCAGTTTAACGCCGATGTAACCTACGGCCTCGATTTGCTTGGCGACGAAACCGTGCAAAACCTGGTAGACGGCCGCCTCTGGACGCCGCGCATGCAGATGCGCAACCTGGCGCCCTACGCGCAGCTGCGCGCTACGCTGTTCGAGCACTTCATCCTAAAAGGCGGGGCCCGCGTGGAGAACATCCAAGTAAAAGTGCCCGACTACACCACCCTGCGCACCCAAAGCGGCAACACCTACGTGGGCGGCGTTGCGGTGCAAGGCGGAACGCTTAAGTACAAGACCGCGGTATACAACGCCGGCCTGCGCTACGCCCGCTACAAGTGGCTGAACCCCTTCGTGAGCTATTCCGAAGGCTTCTCGCTCTACGAGCTGGGCCGTACGCTGCGTACCGCTCGCGCCAACACGTTGTCGTTGCTCGAAACCGAAGCCATTGTGGTGCGCAACTACGAGGCCGGTGCCAGCAGCGAACTGGGCCCCCTGACGCTGAGCGGCGTGTACTTCGTGAGCAAATCCGACCTAGGGGCCAACCTCGTCGACCAGGGCAACGGCATACTGGTGCCGCAGCGCGCCCCCGAGCGCGTATGGGGCTACGAGCTTACGGCCGACTTCGCCCCGCTGAAAATCCTGAGCCTAGGTGGTTCGTGGTCGTGGGTGGAAGGACGGGCCACCTTGACCACGCGGGTAAACGGCCAGGACGTGCTACAAGGCGTGTGGCTGAACGGCAACCGCATTGCCCCGCCCAAGGCCACGGCCTACGTGCGCTACCAGCCCATCGAACCCCTAAGCCTGGCCCTGAACTACGTGTACTCGGGCACGCGCACGCGCTTCAACCGCAACGCCCGCACCGGCGCCTACGCTTCGGGCGAGGGTGCTGTAAATTCGTTCGGCCTCGTCAACTTCACCTCGACGTACAGCTTCACCGAAAAGCTACGCCTGACGCTGGGCGTAGAAAACCTGCTGAACAACGCGTATTACACACCCATTGCGCAGTTCAACGGCACCGATGCCAACTACACCCGCGGCAACGGCGCCCGCTTCAACCTCACGGCCGGCTACTCTTTCTAA
- a CDS encoding DUF6686 family protein, with the protein MAQLLHHNTFGYTARCPRAAGFVHLCFGNLGLALTPAELADFRTRIASTYRQCTTSSRPPCDPDARCIAVPTPATRMAMVFTLAELTQLVELLDCTALFLEAEELLKGGA; encoded by the coding sequence ATGGCGCAGCTACTTCACCACAACACCTTTGGGTACACGGCCCGTTGCCCCCGGGCAGCCGGTTTCGTGCATCTATGCTTTGGCAACCTAGGGCTGGCGCTTACCCCAGCCGAGCTGGCCGATTTTCGCACGCGCATTGCCAGCACCTACCGGCAGTGCACCACCAGCTCGCGCCCCCCGTGCGACCCCGACGCGCGCTGCATTGCCGTACCCACGCCCGCTACGCGCATGGCCATGGTGTTCACCCTCGCCGAGCTGACGCAGCTCGTGGAGCTGCTCGATTGCACAGCGCTGTTTTTGGAGGCCGAGGAGTTGCTGAAAGGCGGCGCTTAA